The following are encoded together in the Streptomyces sp. NBC_01465 genome:
- a CDS encoding ATP-binding cassette domain-containing protein, which translates to MLQAIGLTSTPRRDLAPAVDDLTFEAGSGQVTALLGDPDSGKTTALRLMLELEPGRGVTCFRGRPLHRIANPAREVGTLLGDVPGHPARTARGQLRMLCAAAGVPASRADDLLEVVGLAGLGGQRIGTLSLGMDRRLGLAVALLADPHTLLLDAPAEGLSPRENSWLHGLLRGHAAQGGTVLYTTRDPKEAARTADRIVTIDAGRLVADQDAAEFARTRLRPRVAVRTPHTTRLGALIARESREARRSVEVVPEGGSLLSVYGSSCAEIGDTAFRHGVLLHQLADETGPAPAPRATEAPAAPEARAESAAPPLARHPARGPLRPVRYELRRLLGVRTTPLIAAAVLVTSAVISLLLARTGHTPPPRLLAAWPRYLPLPPAAFGAGLLGALAFGDEFRYPALAAGRGTVPRRLGLLAAKLGVSATAALILAALAVVTDAQVLRTVYGGDLAAVPTDWPMLCVSWGALVVGCSWAGLLAAGVFRSTSAGLAAVLAVPVLVVPLLQKVFAGPSARTVEGLPGRLRELPWISWPYQSDRWLTGLLRLLAEPVGAALALSLSGLLCAYLFTGLRGRARW; encoded by the coding sequence ATGCTCCAGGCCATCGGACTGACCAGCACCCCCCGCCGGGACCTCGCGCCCGCCGTGGACGATCTGACCTTCGAGGCCGGATCCGGACAGGTTACGGCGCTGCTCGGCGACCCGGATTCGGGGAAGACAACTGCCCTGCGGCTGATGCTCGAACTCGAACCGGGCCGCGGTGTCACTTGTTTCAGGGGCCGCCCGCTGCACCGCATCGCCAACCCGGCACGCGAGGTCGGAACCCTCCTCGGCGATGTTCCGGGACACCCCGCCCGCACTGCCCGCGGCCAGCTCCGGATGCTCTGCGCCGCCGCCGGGGTGCCCGCTTCCCGCGCCGACGACCTGCTCGAAGTCGTCGGCCTGGCAGGCCTCGGCGGCCAGCGCATCGGCACGCTCTCCCTCGGCATGGACCGCAGGCTCGGCCTTGCCGTCGCCCTGCTGGCGGACCCCCACACCCTCCTTCTCGACGCGCCCGCCGAAGGACTCTCGCCGCGCGAGAACAGCTGGCTGCATGGACTGCTGCGCGGCCACGCCGCCCAGGGCGGCACCGTTCTCTACACCACCAGAGACCCCAAGGAGGCAGCCCGTACCGCGGACCGGATCGTCACCATCGATGCGGGGAGGCTGGTCGCCGACCAGGACGCGGCGGAGTTCGCCCGTACCCGGCTCCGTCCGCGCGTCGCCGTCCGTACCCCGCACACCACCCGGCTCGGCGCACTCATCGCCCGCGAATCCCGCGAGGCCCGGCGCTCCGTCGAGGTCGTTCCCGAGGGCGGCAGTCTCCTGTCCGTCTACGGGAGCAGTTGCGCCGAGATCGGTGACACCGCCTTCCGGCACGGTGTCCTCCTCCATCAGCTCGCCGACGAAACCGGTCCGGCACCCGCTCCCCGCGCCACCGAAGCCCCCGCCGCCCCCGAGGCCCGCGCCGAGAGCGCCGCTCCGCCGCTCGCCCGGCACCCGGCCCGCGGACCGCTCCGACCGGTCCGCTACGAACTCCGCCGCCTGCTCGGCGTCAGGACAACACCCCTGATCGCGGCCGCCGTTCTCGTCACGTCGGCGGTCATCTCCCTGCTCCTCGCCCGCACCGGCCACACTCCGCCTCCCCGTCTGTTGGCGGCCTGGCCCCGGTATCTCCCGCTGCCGCCCGCGGCCTTCGGGGCGGGGCTGCTCGGCGCCCTCGCCTTCGGCGACGAGTTCCGCTACCCCGCACTCGCGGCGGGCCGTGGCACGGTTCCCCGCCGCCTCGGACTCCTCGCGGCCAAACTCGGCGTCTCCGCCACCGCCGCGCTGATCCTCGCGGCGCTGGCGGTCGTGACCGATGCCCAGGTTCTCCGGACCGTGTACGGAGGCGACTTGGCGGCCGTACCGACGGACTGGCCGATGCTGTGCGTGAGTTGGGGCGCCCTCGTGGTCGGCTGCTCCTGGGCCGGGCTGCTGGCTGCCGGGGTCTTCAGGAGTACGTCGGCCGGGCTCGCGGCGGTTCTGGCCGTACCCGTACTGGTCGTTCCGCTTCTGCAGAAGGTGTTCGCCGGACCGTCCGCACGCACCGTCGAGGGACTTCCGGGCAGGCTGCGCGAACTGCCCTGGATCTCCTGGCCCTACCAGAGCGACCGTTGGCTGACAGGTCTGTTGCGACTCCTCGCCGAGCCCGTCGGTGCGGCGCTGGCGCTGTCACTCTCGGGCCTTCTCTGC
- a CDS encoding NUDIX hydrolase, with product MSPYDPSAFPPFAVTVDLVVLTVRRHALCALVVRRGESPFQGRWALPGGFVRADEDLGAAAARELGEETGLRAHDPEAPAPDNGAHLEQLGTYGDPKRDPRMRVVSVAHLALAPDLPAPRAGGDANSARWAPVETLLHHESDAGREGELPAPLAFDHAQILADGVERARSKIEYSSLATAFCPQEFTVGELRRVYEAVWGVALDPRNFHRKVTGTPGFLVPSGGTTTRQGGRPAQLFRAGGATLLNPPMLRPEV from the coding sequence ATGTCGCCCTACGACCCGTCGGCCTTTCCGCCCTTCGCCGTCACCGTCGATCTGGTCGTGTTGACCGTGCGACGTCATGCGCTCTGCGCACTGGTCGTACGCCGGGGGGAGTCGCCGTTCCAGGGCAGGTGGGCGCTTCCCGGCGGCTTCGTCAGGGCGGACGAGGACCTCGGGGCGGCGGCAGCACGGGAACTCGGCGAGGAGACCGGGCTGCGCGCGCACGACCCCGAGGCGCCGGCCCCGGACAACGGCGCCCACCTCGAGCAGTTGGGCACCTACGGCGACCCCAAGCGCGACCCCCGGATGAGGGTCGTCAGCGTGGCTCATCTCGCCCTCGCCCCCGACCTGCCGGCGCCCCGGGCGGGCGGTGATGCGAACAGCGCGCGCTGGGCTCCCGTGGAGACCCTGCTCCATCACGAGAGTGACGCCGGGCGGGAGGGCGAGCTGCCGGCTCCGCTCGCCTTCGACCACGCCCAGATTCTCGCGGACGGTGTGGAACGCGCCCGGTCCAAGATCGAATACTCTTCGCTCGCCACCGCCTTCTGCCCGCAGGAGTTCACGGTGGGCGAGCTGCGCCGGGTCTACGAGGCCGTATGGGGCGTGGCCCTCGACCCCCGCAATTTCCACCGCAAGGTGACGGGTACGCCCGGCTTCCTCGTCCCTTCGGGCGGTACCACCACTCGGCAGGGCGGCCGACCCGCACAGCTGTTCCGAGCCGGAGGTGCGACGCTGCTGAATCCCCCGATGCTCCGTCCCGAAGTCTGA